A region from the Benincasa hispida cultivar B227 chromosome 12, ASM972705v1, whole genome shotgun sequence genome encodes:
- the LOC120068432 gene encoding 3-isopropylmalate dehydratase small subunit 1-like, which produces MIFFSRDFAQTNYDIKHQKETPFDLTFSRPETTMAASLFLSQSPIATPTPRSSPSISFLSSPQTIKFPSPHSSFLFDLSIAVSHAPPRAATIIPRATASPSSTAPSTTAFHGRCYVVGDNIDTDQIIPAEYLTLVPSNPSEYEKLGSYALIGLPSSYSTRFVESDEMKTKYSIIIAGDNFGCGSSREHAPVALGASGAVAVVAESYARIFFRNSVATGEIYPLESETRICDECKTGDVVTIELGKSRLINHTTGKEYKLKPIGDAGPVIEAGGIFAYARKTGMIPS; this is translated from the coding sequence atgatttttttttcaagggaTTTTGCACAAACTAATTACGACATAAAACACCAAAAGGAGACCCCGTTCGATCTCACATTTTCTCGGCCAGAAACAACCATGGCGGCTTCACTGTTTCTGTCTCAAAGCCCTATCGCCACTCCCACTCCACGTTCCTCACCCTccatttcttttctctcttctcctcAAACCATCAAATTCCCTTCTCCCCACTCCAGTTTCCTCTTTGATCTTTCCATCGCCGTCTCCCACGCGCCGCCGCGTGCTGCAACTATCATCCCTCGAGCAACCGCTTCACCATCCTCCACCGCTCCTTCAACCACCGCATTTCACGGCCGCTGCTATGTCGTCGGAGACAACATCGATACCGACCAGATTATTCCGGCTGAGTACCTAACTTTGGTCCCCTCAAATCCCAGCGAATATGAGAAGCTCGGATCCTACGCCTTAATCGGCCTTCCTTCATCTTATTCCACACGCTTCGTGGAATCTGACGAGATGAAAACCAAATATTCCATCATAATTGCCGGCGACAACTTCGGCTGCGGTTCTTCAAGAGAGCACGCGCCGGTTGCGTTGGGAGCGTCCGGCGCCGTGGCTGTGGTTGCTGAATCTTATGCACGTATATTCTTCAGAAATTCGGTGGCAACCGGAGAGATTTATCCATTAGAATCGGAGACTAGGATTTGCGATGAATGTAAGACCGGCGATGTGGTGACAATCGAGCTCGGAAAAAGCCGCTTGATCAACCATACGACAGGGAAAGAATACAAGCTCAAGCCTATTGGGGATGCAGGTCCTGTTATCGAGGCCGGTGGGATTTTCGCATATGCAAGGAAAACGGGTATGATTCCAAGCTAA
- the LOC120092560 gene encoding uncharacterized protein LOC120092560 isoform X1 translates to MAAPFFSTPIQPYVYQSPQDAMIPFQILGGEAQVLQIMLKPQEKVIARPGSMCFMSGSIEMENVFLPENEVGVWHWLFGKSVTSIVLRNSGASDGYVGIAAPSLARILPIDMAMFGGELLCQPDAFLCSVNDVKVNNTIDHRVRNVIPGVEGFLRQKLSGQGLAFILGGGSVVQKNLEVGEVLSVDISCIVAMTTSIDVQIKYNGPVRRAVFGGENLVTATLTGPGMVFIQSLPFQRLSQRIARAVTSPNMRENPKFFVQLALFFFLAYVVIVSSIILTDV, encoded by the exons AGCCCACAAGATGCAATGATACCTTTTCAGATTTTGGGTGGTGAAGCCCAAGTATTACAg ATTATGCTGAAGCCACAAGAGAAGGTTATTGCAAGGCCTG GCTCAATGTGCTTCATGTCTGGGTCTATTGAGatggaaaatgtttttcttccaGAAAATGAAGTGGGTGTTTGGCATTGGCTATTTGGCAAGAGTGTCACTAGCATTGTTCTTCGGAACTCCGGTGCAAGTGATGGATATGTTGGAATTGCTGCACCTTCTCTTGCTAGGATTCTTCCG ATTGATATGGCGATGTTTGGTGGAGAGCTTCTATGCCAG CCAGATGCATTCCTTTGCTCTGTTAATGATGTGAAGGTTAACAACACAATTGATCACAGAGTACGCAATGTTATCCCAGGTGTGGAG GGGTTTCTTAGACAGAAGTTATCAGGCCAAGGACTTGCCTTTATCCTTGGGGGTGGATCTG TTGTACAGAAAAATCTCGAGGTTGGTGAAGTTCTATCAGTGGATATCTCCTGCATTGTGGCTATGACCACCTCCATTGATGTCCAAATCAAATACAATGGCCCTGTGAGAAGAGCAGTATTTGGA GGTGAAAACTTAGTGACAGCCACATTAACAGGACCAGGGATGGTCTTCATACAGAGTTTGCCATTTCAACGACTTTCTCAGCGTATCGCAAG GGCTGTTACATCCCCAAACATGAGGGAAAATCCAAAGTTTTTCGTTCAGCTtgcacttttcttttttctggCGTATGTGGTGATTGTATCCTCAATAATCTTGACAGATGTATGA
- the LOC120092560 gene encoding uncharacterized protein LOC120092560 isoform X2: MAAPFFSTPIQPYVYQSPQDAMIPFQILGGEAQVLQIMLKPQEKVIARPGSMCFMSGSIEMENVFLPENEVGVWHWLFGKSVTSIVLRNSGASDGYVGIAAPSLARILPIDMAMFGGELLCQPDAFLCSVNDVKVNNTIDHRVRNVIPGVEGFLRQKLSGQGLAFILGGGSVVQKNLEVGEVLSVDISCIVAMTTSIDVQIKYNGPVRRAVFGVDILFDLLSYFHL, from the exons AGCCCACAAGATGCAATGATACCTTTTCAGATTTTGGGTGGTGAAGCCCAAGTATTACAg ATTATGCTGAAGCCACAAGAGAAGGTTATTGCAAGGCCTG GCTCAATGTGCTTCATGTCTGGGTCTATTGAGatggaaaatgtttttcttccaGAAAATGAAGTGGGTGTTTGGCATTGGCTATTTGGCAAGAGTGTCACTAGCATTGTTCTTCGGAACTCCGGTGCAAGTGATGGATATGTTGGAATTGCTGCACCTTCTCTTGCTAGGATTCTTCCG ATTGATATGGCGATGTTTGGTGGAGAGCTTCTATGCCAG CCAGATGCATTCCTTTGCTCTGTTAATGATGTGAAGGTTAACAACACAATTGATCACAGAGTACGCAATGTTATCCCAGGTGTGGAG GGGTTTCTTAGACAGAAGTTATCAGGCCAAGGACTTGCCTTTATCCTTGGGGGTGGATCTG TTGTACAGAAAAATCTCGAGGTTGGTGAAGTTCTATCAGTGGATATCTCCTGCATTGTGGCTATGACCACCTCCATTGATGTCCAAATCAAATACAATGGCCCTGTGAGAAGAGCAGTATTTGGA GTGGACATCTTGTTCGACCTTCTCTCGTATTTCCATCTCTAA